Sequence from the Rutidosis leptorrhynchoides isolate AG116_Rl617_1_P2 chromosome 3, CSIRO_AGI_Rlap_v1, whole genome shotgun sequence genome:
ATATCTTGTTCGAGTGTGATTTAGCTAGGGATCTTTGGCGTAAGATTTACAGGTGGATGGATCTAGATGTTGGTATCTTTGATGATTGGGCAGCCTTTTTAAATTGGTATGAAGATTGGCACACACCGTCTACAACAAAAACAAGATTGTTTGTTATTTTTTCTGCTACAGTTTGGCACTTATGGAGGTACAGGTTTGGCGTTTTATTTAACCCGAGGGCTTTGAAGAAAAACGCTTTGTTTGATTCCATTGTTTTATTTTCTTTTACTTGGCTTAATTCTAGAGGAAAATCGATTGTAAATTGGAATACTTGGCAAGTAAAGCCGTTGTAACTTTTTTGGCTTTCCTAGCTACTCGCCAGggagtttttattaaaaatatttgtggccgttccaaaaaaaaaaaaaaaaaaaaaaaaaaaaatcaacaaaaACTACTTACCTATAAGGTTCAAAAAcaattaaaatagaaaaagtatgtTTTGAGACCCAATCAATTTTGACCTGCTAAAGTTTTCCCGTGAGTCCTTACAAAGGGAAGGAAAGACCGTTTTTCAGTTGCTGCCAATTTCGTCCAAATTTGAAATAGTAAATGTGAAAAACGATGAATTAAAATTTAGGCGAGATTATACTGTTGGGATCGAACCCGCACACATATCACTTTTGAGATCGATCCCCATCACACTAAGAACCACACAACCATGTATAAGTCAATAATAATACACGAACAACATTTTGCTTGGAAAACCTCTCAAGGGAGAGTAAAAACCACAGGActagtaagccacttaaattccaccatATACGAACAATATTACAAGAATGAACGCTCCTTACAACACTCTTGAATATTATCACGTATTTCTCAACACATGTCACAAACGGTAGATTACAATAACGGAATTCGCTCCCATTGTTATTGAATCACCGAGACCACCACTCGGGACGGAGTTAAACGACTCTTATAAATTCTCTATTTTTATCTATAACTCCATTTTTCTTCATACACAATGACTACTATTTATACACACAATTCCCTCCCAAAAGTTTCCACCAAAAAGTTCCCTCCAAGAAAACTCCCTCCAAAATATCCCACCAAAAACTTTCCACCAAAATTACTCCCTCCAAAAAAATACTTacataatttaaataatttaattcaATAAATAACACATCCTCCCTTGAATCAAATTCTTTAAATCTCGATCTCGAACGTGGATTGTTAATCTTCATCTTGTTGCTGTCGACTTTATCTCAACCGGAACACGCCGCCAAACAATCTCATTGTTAGGAAGACTTTCGACACAAGGAACTCTCCATGATTAACTCTCCACTGAGCCTCTTCATCTTTTAACCTCTCTTCAACAACTCCTTCATTTCGTATGATTTCAGCAACAACTTCAGACACATGTATCTCCCAAACTACTCTTCTGATCACCACAAAAATCGGTCACAGCATAAATCAAAGTGTTCTGAACCCTCTTTCCAAAAATCACGATGATCCAACGGCTAACGAATCTACAACACCCGTTTCTTTCCAACTGCGCTGAAATGACGAATTTTTTTCTGCAGCACACTTCAGATAATAATATCTCTCGAACGACAACTCCAATCACAGATCCCAACGGTCAGATCGTGCATATACCTCTTTTGAACCTACAGTCTAATTTTCACGctgatccaacggttaacgaactCAAAACGTCAATTCTATTTTCGCTGCGTAGAATATGACGAACCGAACATTTTTTTTCTTCACAAATTGACTTCCTCCCGGTTATGCGATTCTTCTCCACGAACCCCGaaccccgctctgataccagtttgttgGGATCGAACCCGCACACATATCACTTTTGAGATCGATCTCCATCACACTAAGAACCACACAACCATGTATAAGTCAATAATAATACACGAACAACATTTtgcgtggaaaacctctcaagggAGAGTAAAAATCACGGACTCGTAAGCTACTTAAATTCCACTATATACGAACAATATTACAACACTCTTGAATATTATCACGTATTTCTCAACACATCTCACAAACGGTAGATTACAATAACGGAATTCGCTCCCATCGTTATTAAATCACCGAGACCACCACTCGGGATGAAGTTAAACAACTCTCACAAACTCTCTATTTTTATCTTTAACTCCTCCACTTTTTTTCTTACACAATGACTACTATTTATACACACAATTCCCTCCCAAAAGTTCTCACCAAAAAGTTCCCTCCATATAATTCTCTCCAAAAAAACTCCTTCCAAAATATCCCACCAAAAATTTCCCACCAAAAATACTCTTTCCAAAAAAATACTTacataatttaaataatttaattcaATAAATAACATATACTTACCCACAATCTTAGATTTGGTCAATTTTTTGGGtcatttaaatcttgaaaacaaaacGTCATGCAATGTAAACTTAAAaccttaaaaataaaataaaaaaggtcCAACCAATTTTTCTCAAACCTATTAGGTCATGTATAAAATAAAAAGGAGCAACTTCAATTAATATTAATCCGTAATTCATAAAGCTCAATACACAGAGATATGTTTAATGAGTCTTGTGAATGAGTAAAACAGGTCaaacataaaaatcaaaacaagTTTCATCAGTCAAACATTTATGATAGCTTTATTTTATTATACAAATTGATAACCGACAATTAAAAAGTGATTGGTGACGTGCTTTATGTGCACCATCTGGTTACACTTTCCTTTTGAACAATTTAGCATAGTCATGAATTAAACATGAGTGGTGTGTTTTATTGAGCAACTCAGTGGTCACTCAGGCAAGTCTACGTGATTATATAGGCAAGATTTGAGAATACTTAAATAAACATTACAGTATGGTTAATAACTAACAATGAACGATTGAAttgtttttttctcatttttttttctgGGAAAAAAAATGAAGACTTGATTAAAATATAAACAAAACAATACAAAAGCAAACCGACGGTGACTAAATGGAAGCCAAACCAACACAAAACAAGCACACCCACAAGGCGAGCCACAAGCCATCAATCAATTAATCAATTAATATGGTTAATTTGAgtactttattttttattttgacaAAATAGTTTTTTTAAGGAACAATTTGAGCCACAATCCACGTACTCCACAAAAACCATCCAATAGAAATCAATATTCTTGACAACCAGATAAAACATAGATAAGGCCTAAACACGCTCATCCATTAGATGGATTCACTCTCTTAATCCAACGGTCACAATTCACTCATTACCTCATCCCTTTAACACATGTTAAACTCTATACAACATGCACCACCACACTTCCACATAACTCACATCCCACAAACAGAAAAATCATCACACGACCAAATGGCATCCACCGCCGCCGCTGCCTCCTCCTTCATCGGAACCCGTCTCCCGGACCTACATTCAAACTCGAGCCGAGTTATCGCCCTATTCGGAAAGAAAAAAGCAGCAGCCCCTAAGAAAGTAGCGAAAACCGTTACATCAGACCGTCCATTATGGTATCCTGGTGCAAAAGCACCAGAGTACCTGGACGGTAGTCTGGTTGGAGACTATGGGTTTGACCCTTTTGGTTTGGGCAAACCCGCAGAATATTTGCAGTTTGATCTGGACTCTTTAGACCAAAACTTGGCCAAGAACTTGGCTGGTGATGTGATTGGAACACGGTTCGAAAGTGCCGACGTAAAGTCAACACCTTTCCAGCCTTACAGTGAGGTATTTGGGCTTCAAAGATTTAGGGAGTGTGAGCTGATTCATGGTCGTTGGGCTATGTTGGCTACACTTGGTGCTCTTACTGTCGAGTCAGTTACTGGTGTTACATGGCAAGATGCTGGAAAGgtatgttgtgacgacccggaaattttcgactaaatttaaactttatctttatattattctgacacgataagaaatgtttgttaagttaaatctcaaggattttaaactatgtttatacattcatttaaacctcgaccaaattccaatgattcacgaaccattaaatgaacatatatgaatatgtatgtatatgtgtatatgttataaattgaaaatgtcaacaaagtatttaaatgtataatgctttatatgaacgtatttgtttcaatatgattatcgacgaaattaaaaaaaatatattaaatgattgaattatcagaaacattgaattatgattacaagtctctgttgagaggtccactgtgatttgagaaaatctattcctcttaacgatattcggaataatttgtaaagctatttataaataaaaataaaaagtgtcatttatgaaagttagacaaaagctagtggagaattggtttccataatattctattaatctattttcaaaagtacaaaaacgttttcagtttaaaaagaactttattattaaaacgtatataacttttataaatatctagaaccacttttgacaactcattacttaaccagtataataaatataacgatatttatattttatttcattaaatatatataacgatttaaattaatattatatatatttatacgcgtattatacatatatagtttttatacttttactatactttaactttaccattactttacttttactttactttaactttaataattcactttaataattcatactttaataattcactttaataattcatactttaataattcactttaataattcatactttaataattcagtttaataattcatactttaataattcaaaaatctattataaatagaattcaatagatttcattatttcatagaaacttgaaaatatatttctctaaactctctcaatcgatttacatatatatatatatatatatatacatatatatatatatatatatatacatatatatatatatatatatatatatatatatttgctctgtattatttcaagatattattagtatacataaaatattacgacggagtgatgtccgagtgatttcaaaatagtttttttgaatgagtcgaagctaaggaaattatgggttatagctatggaggtgatgggtatggttcataggtatgcttgtgaggtcatctagtgtttatcatctccgttgcgtctacgtacttttctgcaatattgaatctcaatattgatacgtgagcactcataacttaacttttatatatcaatagtgtatccctgactagtgctcgagtatataggattatgcatgcttgtacattcgatattgtccttagataggtttgttgaatcctgaattagatacatatgctactgagatagggtatatgatatgcatgtcattggaaagctagcaaaaaaattaagaacttttcatttagatatcgaatggtttcgatgaacggattagaagttatagtcaactgaattttagtattattgttaaaatgactattattactatcgtcgttattattttaatagaaatatcattgttattataaaatatcattattactattatgttagtattatcattttatcataataacatttttagtaaatataaatattgttatttttttatagaataataataattattattacaaaataatacaacttatagaatacttttatacacttgcgagtgtacgtatatttataaacgaaaatcttgtggtctattaatatattgaaatgattgttatgataaacctatgaactcaccaaccttttggttgacactttaaagcatgtttattctcaggtattaaagaaatcttccgctgtgcattagcttattttaaggatattacttggagtcattcatgacatattttaaaagacgttgcattcgagtcattgagttcatcaagattattattatgtcaattatagttggatgtattatgaaatggtgtgcatgccgtcaactttcattgtaaagaaagtttgtcttttaaaaacgaatgcaatgtttgtaaaatgtatcatatagaggtcaaatacctcgcgatgtaatcaactattgtgaatcgtttataatgtatatgaacgggtcctttcagttggtatcagagcggtggtcttagcgaaccaggtctgcattagtgtgtctaactaatagtcgttagaatgcattagtgagcctggacttcgaccgtgtctgcatgtcaaaagttttgcttatcatttttgtcgaaaattgcctgcttatcattcttagtctagatacgtcttactgcattgattgcatgaatagtgtatagccaaaattcatatcttagcgtatctgctaatccatatcttagcgtatctgttactgtaaactttgcttgacatatcccgtaaattcctccgtaatctacgaaatcttttgcgctatatatatagata
This genomic interval carries:
- the LOC139899542 gene encoding chlorophyll a-b binding protein CP29.1, chloroplastic-like; amino-acid sequence: MASTAAAASSFIGTRLPDLHSNSSRVIALFGKKKAAAPKKVAKTVTSDRPLWYPGAKAPEYLDGSLVGDYGFDPFGLGKPAEYLQFDLDSLDQNLAKNLAGDVIGTRFESADVKSTPFQPYSEVFGLQRFRECELIHGRWAMLATLGALTVESVTGVTWQDAGKVELIDGSSYFGQPLPFSITTLIWIEVLVIGFIEFQRNAELEPEKRLYPGGPFDPLNLASDPEKKATLQLAEIKHARLAMVAFLGFAVQAAATGKGPLNNWVTHLSDPLHTTILDTFGFFS